A window of Acidobacteriota bacterium genomic DNA:
GCCCCGGCACAGCGCGGGTCGAGGTCTACCTGCACGAACGACCCGAAAGCCACCACTTCACCGTCCAGGTCGGAGCCTTCAAAAGCCAGGACCGAGCGCGCGCCCTCCTGCGCGAGGTCAAAGCCTTCTTCCCTCTCGCCAAGATCCGCCGTGACGGCTCCTGGCACCGGGTCCAGATCGGAGTCTTCGACGACCGCTGCGACGCCGAAACCCTCCACCAGCGGCTGGTGCGGCACGGGTATCGGCCGTTGATTGTGCAGATGCCTTGAGATTGGGTCGGACCCGGACGAGTTCAGACGTTCCTCGCTTCCTGGATCAGCGCCAACGCTTCCTCCACCAGAGCCGGCAGGTTGGGCCGACCAAAGCCCATATTCGGAGCAGGCACCCGATTGTGCTTGATGTTTGGCGGAACGTGCTTGTGGTGAGGGTGGGTCACTTGCAGTGATTCGTCATTCGGATGCGGTTGGGAGTCATACCCAGCCAAGCTGAGTGCCACCCGAATGTCGAAGATGCACTCCAGCCAAGCTGAGTGCCACCCGAATGTCGAAGATGCACTCCAGC
This region includes:
- a CDS encoding DUF6516 family protein, whose amino-acid sequence is MHLRHSGGTQLGWALSLAGPAPSLGWSASSTFGWHSAWLECIFDIRVALSLAGYDSQPHPNDESLQVTHPHHKHVPPNIKHNRVPAPNMGFGRPNLPALVEEALALIQEARNV